The Aedes albopictus strain Foshan chromosome 1, AalbF5, whole genome shotgun sequence genomic interval TTAACAGCTATGACCAAGTTTATGAGTTTTTGGAACCCATAGCATTCCACAATAACTCAGACATAATCCTACTCATAAAAATTCCTAAATTCAGGCAAGGAGAATTTGTGCAACTCCAAATAGAAGCCATTCCACGACAGtttaaaatcataccgataaatgcaacaaaagcCATTGTTGGTAACAATGAGTCTTACCTAATTTCCCATCCATGCATGAACATCGAGCGTAGCATCATCTGCGACGTCCAGATCTTGTTTAACACTTCAAACGACGGATGCTTACATGAGTTACTAAGAGGAAATACGGGTAACTGTACCTTCATTAGATCTCCAATGAAACCTGACACAAAGGAAATCGAGAATCTCGGACTGTTAGTTAAAAACTCTGTTGATCCGACTTCGATGCAAAACAGTTGTGGATATGGTCCGAGGAATTTAACAGGAACGTTTCTCATATCATTTAGAGATTGTTCCATCACCCTCAACGGAAAAACCTTTACCAGCAAaacattcagaggagaatccagaCCTGTCATCTTACCCCTACATTCAGTTAGCGTAGATGAGTCACAGACAGAACCAGAATCCATTGACTATATGGAACAACTGCACATTAGGAATCGTCATAAGCTGGAGCACTTAGAAACAGCAAACAAAAGGACTAAAGTGCTCAACATAGTAGGAATAGTTCTCATCACATGCTTCGTAGCAGTAATTTTCGCTTTTCTTACGAGAGAAGTTCGTAAACTCAAAATGAAGCTGACAATACGGATCCCTGCAAACAATGCGTTGGAAAGCTCTCAAACAATATTGAACCGAGACGGTTCAAACTAAGGCGGGGGaagttatggacatccctaggctctacccacgatgttcaggtatccgcctatcgtggactagatgctgacaaagcagtatcacccttggagacactgagcataacccccataccagaataccctttggactccgagcatattgatgacacgataaatcgataccggcgcacagtaacaccgaccatccaacgcaacccagaacaaccaggccagttgccatccggtgaacttttgctgacatcgagaaagcatcgaactcaatcggaggacacaggtgtgccctcgggctggtctggctcgatcagtcagttggaagtgaacgtttgaatcgataggtctaatagtcagttgaaagcccttctggcccagtataagtgttaggaagtgtgaaatgtaaaattataaacaagaacataataaaagtgatgggattagggtaaatttgaaacaagtagtttttttaaaaaccctaatgtgaagtcccgtccatttttatatatgactattttttc includes:
- the LOC115269153 gene encoding uncharacterized protein LOC115269153; its protein translation is MTHKHPILFCLTIMMFFNPIYSAYLEILELNENPGIVAFKTNSVFIKEGSHTLFHRFNLFSFTVVLKQYESIILNIEENPKIAELVKILKQKQSQAYFILENLTARSRKTKRSLNFLGSTLKMITGNLDNEDLLKIENQLEILKNPNNLLVTENNEQIQINKLFEERINNITKQAYRQSREIDSIIKQTRLSLDRPVEWEHLLHLHNIIFNIDMINQQLSTIFEAIQLSKLGLISKAFLQPSELEFATNLLESQGVVINSYDQVYEFLEPIAFHNNSDIILLIKIPKFRQGEFVQLQIEAIPRQFKIIPINATKAIVGNNESYLISHPCMNIERSIICDVQILFNTSNDGCLHELLRGNTGNCTFIRSPMKPDTKEIENLGLLVKNSVDPTSMQNSCGYGPRNLTGTFLISFRDCSITLNGKTFTSKTFRGESRPVILPLHSVSVDESQTEPESIDYMEQLHIRNRHKLEHLETANKRTKVLNIVGIVLITCFVAVIFAFLTREVRKLKMKLTIRIPANNALESSQTILNRDGSN